In Halobacteriovorax sp. HLS, one DNA window encodes the following:
- a CDS encoding winged helix-turn-helix domain-containing protein, which yields MMNENLEMGRIAEAETSIAFYNFNEDFIPNEESLSKREIGRSFYQLGKLHYDKSDLEAAEENFIKSLNCAERPRDTFSIFKILGFLIRISSEKLEDEKATKYISLAEELVDDLTQVLGSLNSEYFYNVGIVKNYGGNFQEAFDNFQLAYKKSKEENEPDILAKTLLALANNCYVRKNYEGALDYLGQLNQLMAILKKDYLSGAMFLFSAKVYLELEDFDNSLKFFKLANQTLQSKKCWNLFGYILLGKGNVYKNMGDFDKALEYFNLANESIDPTVFKRLSNLLSSEIEEVNDSSVDLYLDRNNRKVKERNLGTIDFKHRFVLLEILFLLAKNSGSYYDKEQLAKSIWKDEYNPLIHDKLIYTSVSRLRKLIEPKNVKGEKRKYIIRGKDGYTFNPLTKIRFHMETKNVDDKTIANVELSSPV from the coding sequence ATGATGAATGAAAATTTGGAAATGGGTCGAATCGCTGAAGCGGAAACATCTATTGCTTTCTACAATTTTAATGAAGACTTTATTCCAAATGAAGAATCTTTATCTAAAAGAGAAATAGGTCGTTCCTTTTATCAACTTGGTAAGCTTCATTACGATAAATCTGATTTAGAGGCAGCTGAAGAAAACTTCATTAAGTCACTTAATTGCGCTGAAAGACCACGTGATACATTCTCTATTTTTAAAATTTTAGGCTTTTTAATTAGAATATCTTCTGAAAAATTAGAAGATGAAAAGGCCACTAAATATATTTCACTTGCTGAAGAGCTGGTTGATGACTTAACTCAAGTTCTAGGTTCTTTAAATTCTGAATATTTTTATAATGTTGGAATTGTAAAGAACTATGGTGGAAACTTTCAAGAAGCGTTTGATAACTTCCAATTGGCCTATAAAAAATCAAAAGAAGAAAATGAGCCTGATATTCTTGCTAAAACTCTTCTTGCCTTAGCTAATAATTGTTACGTTAGAAAGAATTATGAAGGTGCGCTAGATTATCTAGGGCAACTAAATCAGTTAATGGCCATATTAAAGAAAGACTATCTAAGTGGAGCAATGTTCTTATTCTCTGCTAAGGTTTATCTTGAACTAGAAGACTTTGATAATTCTCTTAAGTTTTTCAAACTTGCGAATCAGACATTGCAAAGTAAGAAGTGTTGGAACCTATTTGGTTACATTCTTCTTGGTAAAGGTAATGTTTATAAGAATATGGGGGACTTTGATAAGGCCCTTGAGTATTTCAATTTAGCTAATGAGTCCATTGATCCGACTGTCTTTAAGAGACTTTCAAACCTTCTTTCTTCTGAGATAGAAGAGGTTAACGACTCGAGTGTTGATCTCTATTTAGATCGTAACAACAGAAAAGTTAAAGAGAGAAACTTAGGAACAATTGATTTTAAACATAGATTTGTATTACTTGAGATCTTGTTCTTATTAGCTAAGAATTCTGGCTCTTACTATGATAAAGAACAACTGGCTAAATCAATTTGGAAAGATGAGTATAATCCACTTATTCACGATAAATTGATCTACACAAGTGTTTCTAGACTTAGAAAACTGATAGAACCTAAGAATGTTAAGGGTGAAAAGAGAAAGTATATCATCAGAGGTAAGGATGGATATACATTTAACCCTCTTACAAAAATTAGATTCCATATGGAGACAAAAAACGTTGATGATAAAACTATCGCTAACGTTGAGTTGAGTTCTCCTGTATAG
- a CDS encoding C45 family peptidase has product MIDYNFPIISYDPKDSYYQWGFKHGKAFSEGIKELVTIRRKLMLKRNPSLEEHISELAQEQFTVTKEFDINLSSELEGIADGAELSLEDIVILNNYTDFRDIHLPEEGCSTIQVQNDESLLSGQTWDMHRSAKRFLCLIEVPKTKSNPETLVLSLVGCTGLMAINSEQCFVGVNNINTLNARVGLIWPNLVRKLMMNNSIEGMRDTLTSAPVTSGHNYLISTTKGSEHWEITPNNKDLVAKLDENQKGFSFHTNHCLGENVHLEEDKNNVSKTTHKRYEILDHSVKELQSFDDMKSLLQSHEQYPVSICTHLETGADDPSATCGGGIVNMKDGKVVFWRGCPEYDQNYIEYSYQFDLATKSFKRV; this is encoded by the coding sequence ATGATTGACTACAACTTCCCTATCATAAGCTATGACCCTAAAGATTCTTATTATCAATGGGGTTTTAAGCATGGTAAGGCCTTTAGTGAGGGAATTAAAGAGCTCGTTACGATTAGACGAAAGTTAATGCTTAAAAGAAATCCGTCTTTAGAGGAGCATATCTCAGAACTTGCACAGGAACAGTTTACTGTGACTAAAGAGTTCGATATTAACCTATCGAGTGAACTTGAAGGAATAGCAGATGGCGCTGAACTCTCTCTAGAAGATATCGTTATTTTGAATAACTATACTGACTTTAGAGATATCCACCTTCCTGAAGAAGGCTGCTCAACAATACAAGTACAAAATGATGAATCTCTCTTAAGCGGTCAAACATGGGATATGCATCGCTCAGCAAAGAGATTTCTATGTCTAATAGAAGTACCAAAAACTAAAAGCAATCCAGAAACTCTAGTCCTTTCTCTTGTAGGTTGTACAGGGCTCATGGCAATCAATTCTGAGCAGTGCTTCGTTGGTGTTAATAATATAAACACCCTTAATGCAAGAGTAGGACTTATTTGGCCAAACTTAGTTAGAAAGCTAATGATGAACAATTCTATTGAAGGGATGCGTGACACATTAACCAGTGCTCCTGTCACCTCAGGTCATAACTATCTAATAAGTACCACTAAAGGAAGCGAACACTGGGAAATCACCCCCAATAACAAAGACCTTGTAGCAAAGCTAGATGAGAACCAAAAAGGATTTAGTTTTCATACCAATCATTGTTTAGGAGAGAATGTTCACCTAGAAGAAGACAAGAATAATGTAAGTAAGACTACGCATAAGCGTTATGAAATTTTGGATCACTCTGTAAAAGAGCTTCAGAGTTTTGACGATATGAAGTCACTACTTCAGTCTCATGAACAATACCCCGTCTCTATATGCACACATCTTGAAACAGGTGCCGATGATCCATCAGCAACATGTGGAGGTGGTATTGTAAACATGAAAGACGGAAAAGTAGTATTCTGGAGAGGATGTCCAGAGTATGACCAAAACTATATTGAATATTCATATCAATTTGACTTAGCGACTAAGTCCTTTAAAAGAGTTTAA
- a CDS encoding aminotransferase class III-fold pyridoxal phosphate-dependent enzyme, translating into MKLELINKSSETHSKEILQSYYKNNLIPPEKKNYLTNLESSTGPFLAIEGSNGTTQYMMDAASQIATLGLGFSPSVFFGTAHYLETWLNNKDGKEFKSIRAAFESFLKRKSGFKNLDLTICNSGAEANEIALGYCYRSRHNLGANKVLAFEGSFHGRMMVTLSSTWNKTKRIPFEWPEHETIYCPFPGLDTDEILVPSPDGWQEFWENSSSNELEVPVHWLQDPQVAKEVASLLSVKEQLRTNKIFAIIVEPMQCEGGDCYASGRFNEALISLAHSYHVKVVHDEVQTGFHLGKEFFWHRELNMKNSKSELLSPDYVVCAKKAQVGLVLSHENIWGRNKYEEFQVASVVRGYLHAIALDQSQDKIVELENTARTELEKLVKKFPEKITRPRANGMAFAFEVPSAQDSLEFISKRFDHGLLYYPAGEKTLRFRLNTSFTKEDIKFLFERIEVMAKSIFNNEQETFVTHIETKSRDSEIIYEWQKLLTKLKLNALKKSDLKSSENLDSILKLFSKSCDKELFIIDSSNFEDWRTQIEQIQKDIYEPTRQTDIGVFEKSAQHKNSVAIGVKEDDKLLAIAFSSPLAINPLERGVRKDPYIDNDNVLYMIDSTVTEALQGRGLGRVLKYALTAIAMTKETQRIHGRNRDRMAASMLNINLSLGAYELMYMKEDYPDFEEYRDVFYYTSTTKWKELPLNLSNAIQSPLCSSDLTDSYIEEQLSFLVNKVCLSNFVSQRFLDQLRSLTSLLPKTMQHAYTTSGQSECVDKVAKTIWYCAENKDNHMITFADHFFGNGSFLARSLSYQKDKFFNVSHLANPTEDTIQDVLDEVEEKLKQGAKGGVWIEPIQQKTMKRTPREFLKKLKVLCEKYKTKLIYNETASACYRYDNSNFFTSNIEELAPNAAICFLGGQAGLCFTNKDIFIDKPLMLISTWDGDEFSLSNFNYATGLINSDLENFTQVKIDFTNKLTEILSSYDIEEMELENGVGYFIGNISKSLQKFFKKSKERYIVCPSYGQMKKFLTETVS; encoded by the coding sequence ATGAAATTAGAACTCATAAACAAATCAAGCGAAACTCACTCAAAAGAAATTCTTCAAAGCTATTACAAAAACAATCTCATACCACCTGAAAAGAAAAACTACTTAACTAACCTAGAATCTTCAACTGGACCATTCTTGGCGATAGAAGGTTCAAATGGCACAACTCAATATATGATGGACGCCGCTTCACAAATCGCAACATTAGGACTTGGTTTTTCTCCTAGTGTTTTCTTTGGAACGGCCCACTACTTAGAAACCTGGTTAAATAACAAAGATGGTAAAGAATTTAAGAGCATTCGTGCTGCGTTTGAATCTTTCTTAAAAAGAAAATCAGGATTCAAAAATTTAGATTTAACTATTTGCAACTCTGGAGCTGAAGCAAATGAAATAGCACTTGGTTACTGTTACCGTTCAAGACATAACTTAGGCGCCAACAAGGTGCTTGCCTTCGAAGGAAGTTTTCATGGGAGGATGATGGTAACACTCTCTAGTACATGGAATAAGACCAAGAGAATTCCATTTGAGTGGCCAGAGCATGAAACTATTTACTGTCCATTTCCAGGCCTTGACACAGATGAAATCCTTGTTCCTTCTCCTGATGGATGGCAAGAGTTCTGGGAAAACTCAAGCTCTAATGAACTTGAAGTACCTGTCCATTGGTTACAAGATCCACAGGTAGCAAAGGAAGTTGCCTCACTATTAAGCGTAAAAGAACAACTTAGAACTAATAAAATATTTGCAATTATTGTTGAGCCTATGCAGTGTGAAGGTGGAGATTGCTATGCAAGCGGTAGATTCAACGAGGCATTAATATCGCTTGCTCATAGCTATCATGTGAAAGTTGTTCACGATGAAGTCCAAACAGGTTTCCACCTAGGAAAGGAGTTCTTCTGGCATCGTGAATTAAATATGAAAAACTCTAAATCAGAGTTATTATCGCCAGACTACGTAGTTTGCGCAAAAAAAGCACAAGTAGGACTAGTTCTTTCCCATGAAAATATATGGGGAAGAAATAAGTATGAAGAATTTCAAGTTGCCTCAGTTGTGAGAGGATACCTCCACGCGATTGCACTTGATCAATCTCAAGACAAAATTGTTGAACTAGAAAATACAGCTAGGACGGAACTTGAAAAGCTCGTTAAGAAATTTCCAGAAAAAATAACAAGACCAAGAGCGAATGGAATGGCTTTTGCTTTTGAAGTTCCTAGCGCACAAGACTCACTAGAGTTTATTTCTAAAAGATTCGATCATGGCCTTTTATACTATCCTGCCGGAGAAAAAACACTTCGTTTCAGATTAAATACTAGCTTCACAAAAGAAGATATTAAATTTCTTTTTGAACGAATTGAAGTAATGGCAAAGAGTATTTTCAATAATGAACAAGAGACATTTGTAACTCATATTGAAACTAAATCTAGAGATTCTGAAATAATTTATGAGTGGCAAAAGCTTCTTACAAAGCTTAAGTTAAATGCACTAAAGAAGAGTGATTTAAAAAGCTCTGAGAATCTAGACTCTATTCTAAAACTATTTAGCAAATCTTGTGACAAAGAATTATTTATAATTGATAGCTCAAATTTTGAAGACTGGCGTACACAGATAGAACAGATTCAAAAAGATATCTACGAGCCAACTCGACAGACTGATATAGGTGTTTTCGAAAAAAGTGCTCAACATAAGAACTCAGTTGCGATTGGTGTGAAGGAAGATGACAAACTACTAGCTATTGCCTTTAGCTCGCCCCTAGCAATCAATCCACTAGAAAGAGGTGTAAGAAAAGATCCATATATTGATAATGATAATGTTCTCTACATGATCGACTCAACTGTTACCGAAGCGTTACAAGGTAGAGGCCTTGGAAGAGTTTTAAAGTACGCTCTTACCGCTATCGCGATGACTAAGGAAACTCAAAGGATACATGGAAGAAACCGTGACCGCATGGCCGCAAGTATGTTAAATATCAACTTATCCCTCGGCGCATATGAACTGATGTATATGAAAGAGGATTACCCTGATTTTGAAGAATACAGAGATGTTTTCTACTATACATCTACTACGAAATGGAAAGAGCTGCCACTAAATCTAAGTAATGCTATACAATCACCTCTTTGTTCGAGTGACTTAACAGATTCATATATTGAGGAGCAGCTATCATTTCTCGTTAACAAAGTATGTCTATCTAACTTTGTTTCCCAGAGATTTTTAGATCAGTTAAGATCACTTACATCTTTGCTGCCAAAGACTATGCAGCATGCATATACGACTTCAGGTCAGTCTGAATGTGTAGATAAAGTGGCCAAAACAATTTGGTATTGTGCTGAAAACAAAGACAATCATATGATAACTTTTGCGGATCATTTTTTTGGAAATGGAAGCTTTTTAGCTAGATCTTTGAGCTATCAAAAGGATAAGTTCTTTAATGTTTCTCATTTAGCAAATCCAACAGAAGACACTATTCAGGACGTTCTTGACGAAGTCGAAGAGAAGCTAAAGCAAGGAGCAAAAGGTGGTGTTTGGATTGAGCCAATTCAACAAAAGACAATGAAGAGAACTCCAAGAGAATTTCTAAAAAAACTAAAAGTATTATGCGAAAAATATAAAACTAAACTTATATATAATGAAACAGCATCTGCATGCTATCGCTATGATAACTCAAACTTCTTTACTTCAAACATCGAAGAGCTTGCTCCTAATGCAGCAATATGTTTTCTAGGTGGCCAAGCAGGTCTTTGCTTTACTAACAAAGATATCTTCATAGATAAGCCTCTAATGCTAATTAGTACTTGGGATGGTGATGAATTCTCTCTATCGAACTTCAATTATGCTACAGGCTTAATTAATAGTGATCTTGAAAATTTCACACAAGTGAAAATAGATTTTACAAATAAGTTAACAGAAATTCTTTCTTCATATGATATTGAAGAAATGGAACTAGAAAATGGCGTTGGATACTTTATAGGTAATATTTCAAAATCTTTACAAAAGTTTTTTAAAAAGTCCAAAGAGCGATATATTGTGTGTCCTAGCTATGGGCAAATGAAGAAATTTCTAACTGAGACCGTCTCATGA
- a CDS encoding CoA transferase subunit A has translation MTSKVYKDAMSACADISSGSSIMSGGFGLCGIAENCIDALSKMDINNLSIISNNIGNSGRGLVKILVQNKISNAYCSYVGGNPDLEKQMLDGSVKVELIPQGTFSERIRAAGLGIRAFYTPTGYGTLIAEGKDVKEFDRPCILEEALHADYAIIKAQKADPYGNLWFKETARNFSPLMAMAAKVTIVEVEQLVGLGELRAEDIHLPGIFVQRIFQGTNYKNDIEFLKTQD, from the coding sequence ATGACAAGTAAAGTTTATAAAGACGCTATGAGTGCATGTGCGGATATATCGTCTGGTTCTAGTATAATGAGTGGAGGTTTCGGCCTATGTGGTATTGCTGAAAATTGTATCGATGCACTTTCTAAAATGGACATCAATAATCTATCTATTATTTCTAACAATATTGGTAACTCTGGTCGTGGATTAGTTAAAATTTTAGTTCAAAATAAAATTTCAAATGCATATTGTTCTTATGTTGGTGGAAACCCTGACCTAGAAAAGCAAATGCTGGATGGTTCAGTTAAGGTTGAACTTATTCCCCAAGGTACATTCAGCGAAAGAATAAGAGCAGCTGGACTTGGAATAAGGGCATTCTATACACCTACAGGGTATGGAACTTTAATAGCTGAAGGAAAAGACGTTAAGGAATTTGATAGACCATGTATTCTAGAAGAGGCCCTTCATGCTGATTACGCTATCATAAAGGCGCAAAAAGCAGATCCGTATGGCAATTTATGGTTTAAAGAAACTGCGAGAAATTTTTCACCTCTAATGGCCATGGCCGCGAAAGTTACTATTGTAGAAGTTGAACAATTAGTTGGCCTAGGAGAACTTCGTGCTGAGGATATACACTTACCTGGAATATTCGTTCAAAGAATATTCCAAGGAACTAACTATAAAAACGATATAGAATTTCTTAAAACACAGGATTAA
- the thrS gene encoding threonine--tRNA ligase produces the protein MANFKLDTIRHSSAHLMAQAISRVFPNTHIQFGIGPVIEHGFYYDIDMDHRLVEEDLEKIEKEMAKIISEGLEIERKVMSRQEALDFFESKNDALKIDLISSLPEDEEISCYQQGEFIDLCRGPHVENTKQIPQHFKLLSIAGAYWRGDEKNKMLQRVYAACFADRKELKKHLTYLEEAKKRDHRKLGKELELFHFNSVAPASPFFMPKGAFVYNKLIEFMREIYRIYDYQEVITPQILDSELWHTSGHYEHYKDNMYFSNIDEREYAVKPMNCPCHMLMFKHYKYSYRDLPMRYADFGRLHRYEKAGAVTGLTRVRTFCQDDAHIFIDMERIQGEISMLMDMFFTCYEHFGFTGIKVNLSTRPEKKSGDDATWDKAESALEEALKKSGHKYFIKEGDGAFYGPKIDVEISDAIGRYYQLGTIQLDFQLPERFGLTYTNTEGNEEKPVVIHRALLGSLERFFGVYLEHVAGVFPFWLAPEQAIIVPVNNDAHLEFAQQLQRDLFNKGLRIKIDDRNESMGYKTRQIQQSKAPYMLVIGDREMESNSVNIRKYGEKKSESMSIEKLTEHFVELNNQFMPEKLRSK, from the coding sequence ATGGCCAATTTCAAACTCGATACAATAAGACACTCAAGCGCACATTTAATGGCCCAGGCCATATCGAGAGTCTTTCCAAATACCCATATTCAGTTTGGTATTGGTCCAGTTATTGAGCATGGGTTCTACTATGATATAGATATGGATCATCGCCTAGTTGAGGAAGATCTAGAGAAAATTGAAAAAGAAATGGCAAAGATCATCTCAGAAGGGCTAGAGATTGAAAGAAAGGTTATGTCTAGACAAGAAGCCTTAGATTTCTTCGAAAGCAAAAATGATGCTCTTAAGATAGATCTAATATCTAGCTTACCAGAAGATGAAGAAATAAGCTGCTATCAGCAAGGTGAGTTTATCGACCTTTGCCGAGGGCCACACGTTGAGAACACAAAGCAAATCCCACAACACTTCAAACTCTTAAGTATTGCTGGAGCTTATTGGCGTGGTGATGAAAAGAATAAAATGCTTCAAAGAGTTTATGCAGCTTGTTTTGCAGATAGAAAAGAGCTTAAAAAGCATTTAACTTATCTTGAAGAGGCCAAGAAAAGAGACCATAGAAAACTTGGTAAAGAGCTAGAGCTTTTTCACTTTAACTCAGTAGCTCCAGCCTCTCCATTCTTTATGCCAAAGGGAGCCTTTGTTTATAATAAGCTAATTGAATTTATGCGCGAAATTTATAGAATTTATGATTATCAAGAAGTCATAACGCCGCAAATTCTAGACTCCGAACTATGGCACACTTCAGGTCACTACGAACATTATAAAGACAATATGTACTTCTCAAATATCGATGAAAGAGAGTACGCAGTTAAACCTATGAACTGTCCTTGTCACATGCTCATGTTCAAACACTATAAGTATTCTTATAGAGATTTACCAATGAGATATGCTGACTTTGGAAGACTTCATCGCTATGAAAAAGCAGGGGCCGTTACGGGATTAACTAGAGTAAGAACTTTTTGCCAAGATGATGCACATATCTTTATAGATATGGAGAGAATTCAAGGCGAAATTTCAATGCTTATGGATATGTTCTTTACTTGTTATGAGCACTTCGGATTTACTGGAATAAAAGTAAACCTATCAACAAGACCTGAGAAGAAATCTGGTGATGATGCTACTTGGGATAAGGCAGAATCAGCTCTAGAAGAAGCCCTTAAAAAAAGTGGTCATAAATACTTTATAAAAGAAGGTGATGGTGCTTTCTACGGACCAAAGATTGATGTTGAAATAAGTGATGCAATTGGTAGATATTATCAACTTGGAACAATTCAGCTAGATTTCCAACTTCCAGAGAGATTTGGGCTAACGTACACAAATACTGAAGGTAATGAAGAAAAACCTGTTGTCATCCACCGTGCCCTACTCGGTTCATTAGAGAGATTCTTCGGAGTATACCTAGAGCACGTTGCCGGAGTATTTCCTTTTTGGCTCGCGCCAGAACAAGCGATAATCGTACCGGTTAACAATGATGCTCATCTAGAGTTTGCACAACAACTTCAAAGAGATCTATTCAACAAAGGTCTAAGAATTAAGATCGATGATAGAAATGAGTCAATGGGCTACAAGACGAGACAGATTCAACAATCTAAAGCACCTTATATGTTAGTAATTGGTGATAGAGAAATGGAGTCAAACTCAGTAAATATTAGAAAATATGGTGAAAAGAAGTCCGAATCTATGTCTATTGAAAAATTGACTGAACACTTCGTTGAGTTGAATAATCAATTCATGCCTGAAAAGTTGAGATCAAAATAG
- a CDS encoding D-alanine--D-alanine ligase yields the protein MKNILLLCGGGGSEHEISLLSAKYIFDTLATCDDYKVFKVEILRNGDRIDQDGYLCELRKAGEIFYPHSEEIHKLDFAIPCIHGPPGENGIIQSIFELMGLPYLGVGPEASQICFNKVSTKLWLDALQIPNTEYIFLGEFNEVNKHRAQVFFDQHKDIYIKAASQGSSVGCYHVNKEEYLEKSLTEAFKFSDFVLIEKTQKARELEISVYEYEGQIHASLPGEIICPDGFYTFEQKYSKESKTHTDIVAKNIPQKISDEMKDMAIKAFRGLKLKHLSRVDFFLTDDGKVFINEINTFPGMTPISMFPKMMENNGHKFKTYLNNIIQSST from the coding sequence GTGAAGAATATTCTCTTACTATGTGGTGGTGGTGGAAGCGAGCACGAAATCTCGCTTCTTTCTGCTAAATATATTTTTGATACGTTAGCAACTTGTGACGATTATAAAGTATTCAAAGTAGAGATTCTTCGAAATGGAGATAGGATCGATCAAGACGGTTATCTTTGTGAACTTAGAAAGGCCGGTGAAATTTTTTATCCACACAGTGAAGAAATTCACAAACTAGACTTCGCCATTCCATGCATTCATGGACCACCTGGTGAAAATGGCATCATTCAGTCTATTTTTGAACTAATGGGTCTTCCCTATCTTGGTGTCGGACCTGAAGCGAGCCAGATTTGCTTCAATAAAGTTTCAACTAAATTATGGCTAGATGCTCTTCAAATTCCAAATACTGAGTATATTTTTCTTGGTGAATTCAACGAAGTCAATAAACATAGAGCACAAGTCTTTTTCGATCAACATAAAGACATCTACATAAAAGCAGCAAGTCAAGGTTCATCCGTAGGCTGCTATCATGTCAATAAAGAAGAGTACTTAGAAAAATCCTTAACAGAAGCGTTTAAATTCTCTGATTTTGTCCTCATTGAAAAAACTCAAAAGGCCAGAGAATTAGAAATTTCAGTTTACGAATATGAAGGGCAAATTCATGCTTCACTACCTGGTGAGATAATATGTCCTGATGGGTTTTATACTTTTGAACAAAAGTATTCAAAAGAAAGTAAAACTCACACAGATATAGTGGCCAAGAATATTCCCCAAAAAATTTCTGACGAAATGAAAGATATGGCCATAAAAGCATTTAGAGGTCTTAAACTTAAACACTTATCTAGAGTTGACTTCTTTTTAACTGACGATGGGAAAGTATTTATAAACGAGATCAATACATTCCCAGGAATGACTCCGATTTCAATGTTTCCAAAAATGATGGAAAACAATGGTCACAAATTTAAAACGTACTTAAATAATATAATTCAATCTTCGACATAG
- a CDS encoding 3-oxoacid CoA-transferase subunit B, with the protein MSWSKIEMAKEVIELFKKDSSVNLGIGLPTLVAEHIPESMNIMIHSENGVLGVKGRPKNSEVSATLINAGKETISINDSASFFDSSLSFGMIRGGHIDYCVLGGMEVDTERSLANWMIPGKKVTGMGGAMDLVNGSKCVIIMMGHFNKSGESKLKKVCELPLTGLAVVDIVVTDYGVFKPNGNKFEIIKLASGIEKEDLKELDLYEEK; encoded by the coding sequence ATGAGTTGGTCAAAAATAGAAATGGCAAAAGAAGTAATTGAGCTTTTTAAGAAAGACTCATCGGTGAATCTAGGAATTGGTCTTCCTACTCTTGTTGCCGAACATATTCCTGAAAGTATGAATATAATGATTCACTCTGAAAATGGTGTACTGGGAGTAAAGGGTAGGCCTAAGAACAGCGAAGTGTCTGCAACATTAATAAATGCTGGTAAAGAGACTATCTCTATAAATGATTCAGCTAGCTTCTTTGATAGTTCTCTTAGCTTTGGAATGATTCGAGGTGGTCATATAGATTACTGTGTACTTGGAGGTATGGAAGTCGATACCGAGCGTTCATTGGCCAATTGGATGATTCCAGGTAAGAAAGTCACAGGAATGGGTGGCGCGATGGATTTAGTGAACGGTTCAAAGTGTGTCATTATCATGATGGGCCACTTTAATAAATCAGGCGAATCAAAACTTAAGAAAGTATGCGAACTTCCTTTAACAGGACTTGCTGTAGTTGATATTGTTGTAACAGATTACGGTGTTTTTAAACCAAATGGAAATAAGTTTGAAATTATTAAATTGGCCAGTGGTATTGAAAAAGAAGATTTGAAAGAATTAGATTTGTACGAAGAGAAATAA
- a CDS encoding aspartate aminotransferase family protein has protein sequence MKEIPFYVTWTNQTGALTLDIASAKGPHYITRNGKKILDLSSTSYQAAFGHSDKEIIKAITDQLKVLPIASPKLVFDLKQKVTQKLLQLLKLKGKIFYTVSGAESVENAIKISRQFSGKKYILARKNSYHGASLGALSLTGDWRAKDHLTLSKWTKRIPEPKNDPHAVEFEKLIKKVGAHNIAAICLETVTGGNGVIVAPKTWWKAVARFKKEYGILIILDEVVCGFGRLGTAFGFQQFPIKPDIVCMAKIITGGYIPFGAVWTNSKIAKFYDKQILSCGLTSYAHPLGLAAMNIVIDKIQSPEHNRRFSLLHDELETWSSIFSNLDQVKEVRHIGLLMAIELKTPIPTKSFLDKSILLASVGNNLIIAPNYVTKSSQLKKALTAVKEVIEGKNDK, from the coding sequence GTGAAAGAAATTCCTTTTTATGTAACCTGGACTAACCAAACAGGAGCATTAACTTTAGATATCGCCTCGGCCAAAGGCCCTCACTATATTACAAGAAATGGGAAAAAAATTTTAGACCTAAGTTCAACAAGCTATCAAGCAGCTTTTGGTCATTCTGATAAAGAAATAATCAAAGCGATCACAGACCAACTAAAAGTCCTTCCAATTGCATCCCCTAAGTTGGTATTTGATTTAAAGCAAAAAGTTACCCAAAAACTGTTACAACTCTTAAAGTTAAAAGGGAAAATTTTCTACACTGTTTCTGGAGCAGAATCTGTCGAGAACGCGATAAAGATTTCACGACAATTTAGTGGAAAAAAATACATTCTAGCAAGAAAGAACTCTTATCATGGAGCTAGCCTTGGCGCCTTAAGTTTAACAGGTGATTGGAGAGCTAAAGATCATTTAACATTAAGTAAGTGGACTAAGAGAATACCTGAACCTAAGAATGATCCACACGCAGTTGAATTTGAAAAGCTTATCAAAAAAGTAGGTGCTCATAATATTGCAGCAATTTGCTTGGAAACCGTGACCGGAGGCAATGGCGTAATAGTAGCTCCTAAAACCTGGTGGAAGGCCGTAGCAAGATTTAAAAAAGAGTATGGAATTCTAATAATTCTTGATGAAGTTGTCTGTGGTTTTGGAAGACTGGGTACTGCTTTTGGATTCCAACAATTTCCTATCAAACCAGATATTGTCTGTATGGCAAAAATAATAACAGGTGGGTACATACCATTTGGAGCCGTTTGGACAAATAGTAAAATTGCGAAGTTTTATGATAAACAGATTCTAAGCTGTGGACTAACTAGTTATGCACACCCACTGGGTCTCGCTGCGATGAATATTGTCATCGATAAAATTCAATCACCTGAGCATAATAGAAGATTTTCTTTACTTCATGATGAATTAGAGACATGGTCTTCAATTTTCTCTAATCTTGACCAAGTTAAAGAAGTTCGTCACATAGGACTTTTGATGGCAATAGAGTTAAAGACTCCCATTCCAACAAAGTCATTCCTGGATAAATCTATTCTATTGGCCAGTGTTGGAAATAATTTAATTATTGCTCCAAATTACGTAACGAAAAGTTCACAACTTAAAAAAGCATTAACAGCAGTTAAAGAAGTTATAGAAGGTAAAAATGACAAGTAA